A genomic segment from Streptosporangium roseum DSM 43021 encodes:
- a CDS encoding peroxidase family protein produces the protein MAPSRARARSIATDGAANRLRFLALTSGRPLWDLAQRVQPVRRHLNASLIDHAVREMPPRPEPLSTMADYTSWASLTDRTFSGRHMPPVSGPEGGRPTPEQAADLFTRGDAMIPCPRSTVLFAYFAQWFTDGFLRGDTHVPRDPRKNSSNHHIDLNQLYGLDEAATAALRTFDGGLLKSRLVNGAEFPPKLCENGKIKDEFSALSVIRFDELTDAQRDTLFATGSDRGNIQLGFTMLTVLFLREHNRVARLLAGHYPRWDDERLFQTARNILIVLLIKLVVEEYINHITPYHFRFALDPRLSTMLARAPWHRENWASAEFNLVYRWHSLIPSKLAVGDRELPMAETLVGGALIPGPGLGRLFEDASRQRAGRIGLFNTDPVLRAVDVASVAESRALKLAPYNSYREHCRFPRVRRFDQVSGDARVSEALGELYRNVDDLDLYVGLFAEEPGAPNAMLPPLLTKIIAIDAFSQALTNPLLASRVFNAATFSPHGMKVIATTRTLSDVLHRNVPEDPRPRFVSMTRQGAR, from the coding sequence GTGGCACCCAGCAGAGCGCGGGCGCGAAGCATCGCGACCGACGGCGCCGCCAACCGCCTCAGGTTCCTGGCCCTGACCAGCGGACGTCCGCTGTGGGACCTCGCCCAGCGCGTCCAGCCCGTACGGCGGCACCTCAACGCCTCGCTGATCGACCACGCGGTCCGCGAGATGCCACCACGGCCCGAGCCGCTGAGCACCATGGCCGACTACACCTCGTGGGCCTCGCTGACCGATCGGACGTTCAGCGGGCGTCACATGCCGCCGGTCTCCGGACCCGAGGGCGGCCGGCCCACCCCCGAACAGGCCGCCGACCTGTTCACCCGGGGTGACGCCATGATCCCGTGTCCCCGGTCCACCGTGCTGTTCGCCTACTTCGCCCAGTGGTTCACCGACGGGTTCCTCCGCGGCGACACCCACGTCCCCAGGGATCCGCGTAAGAACAGCTCGAACCACCACATCGACCTGAACCAGCTCTACGGGCTCGACGAGGCGGCGACCGCCGCCCTCCGGACGTTCGACGGCGGACTGCTCAAGAGCCGGCTCGTCAACGGCGCGGAGTTCCCTCCCAAGCTCTGCGAGAACGGCAAGATCAAAGACGAGTTCTCCGCGCTGAGCGTGATCCGTTTCGACGAGCTCACCGACGCGCAGCGCGACACCCTGTTCGCGACGGGCAGCGACCGCGGCAACATCCAGCTCGGTTTCACCATGCTCACGGTGCTGTTCCTGCGCGAGCACAACAGGGTGGCGCGCCTGCTGGCAGGCCACTATCCGCGCTGGGACGACGAGCGCCTGTTCCAGACGGCGCGCAACATCCTCATCGTGCTCCTCATCAAACTGGTGGTGGAGGAGTACATCAACCACATCACGCCCTACCACTTCCGCTTCGCCCTGGATCCGCGGCTCTCCACCATGCTGGCCCGCGCGCCCTGGCACCGGGAGAACTGGGCCTCGGCGGAGTTCAACCTCGTCTACCGCTGGCACAGCCTGATCCCCTCCAAACTGGCCGTGGGCGACCGGGAGCTTCCGATGGCGGAGACCCTGGTCGGTGGAGCGCTCATCCCCGGGCCGGGCCTGGGCCGGCTCTTCGAGGACGCCTCCCGGCAGCGCGCGGGGCGCATCGGCCTGTTCAACACCGACCCCGTGCTGCGGGCGGTCGACGTGGCCAGCGTCGCCGAATCGCGGGCCCTGAAGCTGGCCCCCTACAACAGCTACCGTGAGCACTGCCGCTTCCCCCGCGTGCGCCGCTTCGACCAGGTCTCCGGTGACGCGAGGGTGAGCGAGGCGCTCGGCGAGCTCTACCGGAACGTGGACGACCTGGATCTGTACGTCGGCCTGTTCGCCGAGGAGCCGGGCGCCCCGAACGCCATGCTGCCGCCGCTCCTGACGAAGATCATCGCCATTGACGCCTTCTCGCAGGCGCTGACCAATCCGCTGCTGGCGTCGCGGGTGTTCAACGCCGCGACCTTCTCCCCGCACGGGATGAAGGTCATCGCCACCACGCGAACACTGTCGGACGTGCTCCACCGCAACGTCCCGGAGGACCCGCGACCGCGTTTCGTGAGCATGACCCGGCAGGGAGCGCGGTGA
- a CDS encoding acyl-CoA desaturase: MTISAFPPGQPESGRAETVAVTAGRRTVYLVVLVVLPVLTLAAAVPAAWGWGIGPRDAVIAVVMYLISIFGIAIGYHRHFTHRAFKCRRPLRIALMLAGGMALEGPVTLWTAEHRRHHKYADRAGDPHSPWRYGDSGLALLRGMAHAHIGWFYTARSRSSRQRWVPDLMADPDVRRFDAAYPAVAALSFLLPAAAGGLWSMSWTGMWTALFWGGLVRYAVVHHVTWSVNSIAHTFGDRPFRTRDRSSNVRWVAFLTLGEGWHNWHHVDPACARHGVLRGQLDPSARLIRWFERAGWAYGVRWPDPARLAARRVEAGPGTSGAGAGPSGAGPGTSAGRDPGRPARGGERARGGERDGVRRAPPRV; the protein is encoded by the coding sequence GTGACCATCTCGGCCTTCCCGCCGGGTCAGCCGGAGTCAGGCAGGGCCGAGACGGTGGCGGTCACGGCCGGCCGCCGCACCGTCTACCTGGTCGTCCTCGTCGTCCTGCCGGTGCTGACCCTGGCCGCGGCGGTCCCCGCAGCCTGGGGATGGGGGATCGGTCCACGTGACGCGGTCATCGCCGTCGTCATGTATCTGATCAGCATTTTCGGGATCGCGATCGGCTACCACCGGCACTTCACCCATCGTGCCTTCAAGTGCCGCAGGCCACTGCGCATCGCCCTCATGCTGGCCGGCGGCATGGCCCTCGAAGGCCCGGTCACGCTGTGGACGGCCGAGCACCGCCGCCACCACAAGTACGCCGACCGGGCCGGCGACCCGCACTCGCCCTGGCGCTACGGCGACAGCGGCCTGGCCCTGCTGCGCGGCATGGCGCACGCCCACATCGGCTGGTTCTACACCGCGCGCAGCCGTTCCAGCCGGCAGCGCTGGGTGCCGGACCTGATGGCCGATCCGGACGTCCGGCGGTTCGACGCAGCCTACCCGGCCGTCGCGGCGCTGTCGTTCCTGCTGCCCGCCGCGGCGGGAGGGCTGTGGTCGATGTCGTGGACCGGTATGTGGACCGCCCTCTTCTGGGGCGGGCTGGTCCGCTACGCCGTGGTGCACCATGTGACCTGGTCGGTTAACTCCATCGCCCACACCTTCGGCGACCGCCCCTTCAGGACCAGGGACCGGTCGTCCAACGTCCGGTGGGTGGCGTTCCTGACCCTCGGCGAGGGCTGGCACAACTGGCACCACGTCGACCCTGCCTGCGCCCGCCACGGGGTGCTCAGAGGCCAGCTCGACCCGAGCGCCCGGCTGATCCGCTGGTTCGAGCGGGCGGGCTGGGCGTACGGCGTGCGCTGGCCGGACCCCGCGCGCCTGGCCGCCCGCCGCGTCGAGGCGGGACCGGGGACGTCCGGGGCGGGAGCGGGACCGTCCGGGGCGGGACCGGGGACGTCCGCCGGGCGGGATCCCGGGCGGCCGGCGCGAGGCGGGGAAAGAGCGCGAGGCGGGGAAAGGGACGGCGTCCGCCGAGCGCCGCCGCGCGTCTGA
- a CDS encoding NAD-dependent epimerase/dehydratase family protein — translation MRILIIGGTRFVGRHITEAAMAAGHEVSLLHRGQTGPELFPEAEHLRADRNEDLSILRDRRWDATIDASAYLPSQIASLAGVLSTGQYVFISTTAVYAVPPAPGFTEDSPLSEPDGPVAETVTAETYGPLKVLCERAAVDRFGPGTLVVRPTYVIGPHDYTGRFTYWVNRIARGGEVLAPGDPSDPIQVIDGRDMGTWIIAMVEKTDSGTFHAVSPRPPFSFGDMLETIVAEVGPPGTTLTWVGQEFLLAEGEDGRSLPLWPEGGGEINTADPAAATAAGLDPRPLRRSVREIRESEASFATATTISPDREAELLARWHSRQRG, via the coding sequence ATGCGTATTCTGATCATCGGTGGAACCCGGTTCGTCGGCCGGCACATCACCGAGGCCGCGATGGCGGCCGGGCACGAGGTCTCCCTGCTGCACCGGGGGCAGACCGGGCCGGAGCTGTTCCCCGAGGCGGAACACCTGCGGGCCGACCGGAACGAGGACCTGTCCATCCTGCGTGACCGGCGGTGGGACGCGACGATCGACGCCAGCGCCTACCTTCCGTCGCAGATCGCCTCCCTGGCCGGGGTGCTCTCCACGGGCCAGTACGTCTTCATCTCCACCACCGCGGTCTACGCCGTCCCGCCGGCGCCGGGCTTCACCGAGGACTCGCCGCTGTCCGAGCCCGACGGCCCGGTCGCGGAGACGGTCACCGCCGAGACCTACGGGCCCCTGAAGGTGCTCTGCGAGCGCGCCGCGGTCGACCGCTTCGGGCCGGGGACGCTGGTCGTACGGCCGACCTACGTGATCGGCCCGCACGACTACACGGGCCGCTTCACCTACTGGGTCAACCGGATCGCACGCGGCGGCGAGGTCCTGGCCCCGGGTGACCCGTCGGACCCGATCCAGGTGATCGACGGACGTGACATGGGCACCTGGATCATCGCCATGGTCGAGAAGACGGACTCGGGCACCTTCCACGCGGTCAGCCCGCGCCCGCCGTTCTCCTTCGGCGACATGCTGGAGACGATCGTGGCCGAGGTCGGGCCACCGGGGACCACGCTGACCTGGGTCGGGCAGGAGTTCCTGCTCGCCGAGGGGGAGGACGGGCGGTCGCTGCCGCTCTGGCCGGAGGGCGGCGGGGAGATCAACACCGCGGACCCGGCCGCCGCGACCGCGGCCGGGCTCGACCCGCGCCCCCTCCGCAGGTCGGTGCGCGAGATCCGCGAGTCCGAGGCCTCGTTCGCCACGGCCACGACGATCAGCCCGGACCGGGAGGCCGAGCTTCTGGCCAGGTGGCACTCCCGTCAGCGGGGGTGA
- a CDS encoding winged helix-turn-helix transcriptional regulator → METSLPSGHTPALPSGHTPAACRAREILERIGDKWSLYVISQLSDRTKRFNELKRDIDGISQRMLTVTLRGLERDGIVSRTMYPVMPPRVDYTLTPLGRTLLDTVGFLIHWAEEHVEEIETTRALYDTRVERFHTPE, encoded by the coding sequence ATGGAGACGTCACTCCCCTCCGGCCACACCCCGGCACTCCCCTCCGGCCACACCCCGGCGGCCTGCCGGGCCCGCGAGATCCTGGAGCGCATCGGGGACAAGTGGTCGCTGTACGTGATCTCCCAGCTGAGCGACCGCACCAAGCGGTTCAACGAGCTCAAACGCGATATCGACGGCATCAGCCAGCGCATGCTGACCGTCACCCTGCGCGGGCTGGAGCGCGACGGCATCGTCTCGCGGACCATGTATCCGGTCATGCCGCCCCGCGTCGACTACACGCTCACCCCCCTGGGCCGCACGCTGCTCGACACCGTCGGCTTCCTCATCCACTGGGCCGAGGAGCACGTCGAAGAGATCGAGACCACCCGCGCTCTCTACGACACCCGCGTCGAGAGATTCCACACGCCCGAATGA
- a CDS encoding TetR/AcrR family transcriptional regulator translates to MILTSQRAAPLPPDERRAALIESTLSLVLAHGPDVSTRQIAQAAGVAEGTIFRVFTTKDELVGAAVASAFDPSPLLRDLAAIDRTAPLPDRLVAAVELLQQRTARVFRLLDALGCLGAPETDRDRRARSDQGVLIGQALVDLIDTGRDQLRCEPHEAARRLQLLTVAFSHPRFVADDPISPTEIVSTLLDGIRLRPGHDALHPDSTSGEPPC, encoded by the coding sequence GTGATCTTGACCTCCCAGCGCGCGGCTCCCCTCCCACCGGACGAACGGCGTGCCGCGCTCATCGAATCAACCCTGTCGCTGGTGCTCGCCCACGGCCCCGACGTGAGCACCCGGCAGATCGCGCAGGCGGCCGGCGTCGCCGAAGGGACGATCTTCCGGGTCTTCACCACCAAGGACGAGCTCGTGGGCGCGGCCGTGGCCAGCGCCTTCGACCCCTCCCCGCTCCTGCGGGACCTGGCGGCCATCGACCGCACCGCTCCCCTGCCGGACCGGCTCGTCGCGGCGGTCGAGCTCCTGCAGCAGCGTACGGCACGCGTCTTCCGGCTGCTGGACGCGCTGGGATGCCTCGGAGCCCCCGAGACGGACCGCGACCGCCGCGCCCGATCCGACCAGGGCGTTCTCATCGGGCAGGCGCTCGTCGACCTGATCGACACCGGACGCGACCAGTTGCGCTGCGAGCCGCACGAGGCCGCGCGCCGGCTGCAGCTGCTGACCGTCGCGTTCAGCCATCCCCGGTTCGTCGCCGACGACCCGATATCACCCACGGAGATCGTCTCCACGCTGCTGGACGGCATCCGCCTGCGTCCCGGGCACGACGCGCTCCACCCGGACTCCACGAGCGGGGAACCCCCATGCTGA
- a CDS encoding cytochrome P450 has product MGAVDQSTMGGHLERYDVAVARDPIAAFGLVREWMRTDWRALFAELRTQRPIFVTPAFTVVTRFADVVEVLSREETFTVRAFGPRLDAALGAPFMLGRDATPMNWREKGLMQVMLAPQDAADLRGLAGRIADEALDAASRRGRIEAVGELFRHVTLRVCGEYFGFPGPTPETLSRWTRAVITDGFANFQGDPAIQAGSVRAGAEMMAYLRDLLAERRAALEAGREAPDDVFGRLIRTTLPAEVGLDDERLLINMAGLPLGFVESGPGAMVEAVEQLMLRPRVRAEAIAAAADPDPARFDRHVWEALRFSPFFKLLPRLCERDYVLAAGTPRRTVIPAGTFVLAAPASAMFDADVVEEPDDFRLDRPEHLQLHFGHGHHACLGVHPARVVICEVVRRLFRRPGVRVLPPPEGAIVRSHGIFPDRFVLGLGPDGRPGSDVQEA; this is encoded by the coding sequence ATGGGTGCTGTTGATCAATCGACCATGGGCGGCCATCTGGAGCGATACGACGTGGCCGTGGCGCGCGATCCGATCGCCGCGTTCGGCCTCGTCCGGGAATGGATGCGCACGGACTGGCGCGCCCTCTTCGCGGAGCTCCGCACCCAGCGGCCGATCTTCGTCACACCGGCCTTCACCGTCGTGACCCGTTTCGCCGACGTCGTCGAGGTGCTCTCCCGGGAGGAGACCTTCACGGTCCGGGCCTTCGGCCCGCGCCTGGACGCGGCGCTGGGCGCCCCGTTCATGCTGGGCCGGGACGCGACGCCGATGAACTGGCGGGAGAAGGGGCTGATGCAGGTCATGCTCGCCCCCCAGGACGCGGCGGACCTGCGCGGGCTGGCGGGGCGGATCGCGGACGAGGCCCTGGACGCCGCGTCGCGGCGAGGGCGGATCGAAGCCGTCGGCGAGCTCTTCCGGCATGTCACCCTGCGGGTGTGCGGGGAGTATTTCGGCTTCCCCGGGCCCACTCCGGAGACCCTGTCGCGGTGGACGAGAGCCGTGATCACCGACGGCTTCGCCAACTTCCAGGGCGATCCGGCGATCCAGGCCGGGTCGGTCCGCGCGGGCGCGGAGATGATGGCCTACCTGCGCGACCTGCTCGCCGAACGCCGGGCCGCCCTGGAGGCGGGGCGCGAGGCGCCCGATGACGTCTTCGGCCGCCTCATCCGTACGACCCTCCCGGCCGAGGTCGGCCTCGACGACGAGCGCCTGCTGATCAACATGGCGGGGCTGCCCCTCGGGTTCGTGGAGAGCGGGCCGGGGGCCATGGTGGAGGCGGTGGAGCAGCTCATGCTCCGCCCGCGGGTGCGGGCGGAGGCCATCGCCGCCGCCGCCGACCCGGATCCCGCCCGTTTCGATCGCCATGTCTGGGAGGCGCTGCGGTTCAGCCCGTTCTTCAAGCTGCTCCCCCGGCTGTGCGAGCGCGACTACGTCCTCGCCGCCGGCACCCCGCGCCGGACGGTCATCCCCGCGGGGACGTTCGTGCTCGCGGCGCCGGCCTCGGCCATGTTCGACGCGGACGTGGTGGAGGAGCCGGACGACTTCCGCCTCGACCGGCCGGAGCACCTCCAGCTGCACTTCGGACACGGCCACCACGCCTGCCTCGGCGTGCACCCCGCCAGAGTCGTCATCTGCGAGGTCGTGCGCCGCCTGTTCCGCCGCCCCGGCGTGCGCGTGCTCCCGCCACCGGAGGGAGCGATCGTCCGCAGCCACGGGATCTTCCCCGACCGGTTCGTCCTGGGTCTCGGCCCGGACGGACGTCCCGGCTCAGACGTGCAGGAGGCGTGA
- a CDS encoding ABC transporter ATP-binding protein: MSDKPVTTTRPPAGGGGFGRGPFGGAGMPAEKSMNFGPSLRRLMRRLSPERPRILAVIGLAVTSVVFAVVGPKILGHATDLIFSGVIGKQLPAGTTTEQAVQAARASGDDNFAALLARMDVVPGHGIDFGALGTVLVWALALYVAASVFSWLQGYLLNDVVQRSVFRLRADVEDKLNRLPLKFFDGQPRGELLSRVTNDIDNVSQTLQQTMSQLLTSLLTVIGVLAMMFVISPLLALIALVTIPLSIIVTGQIAKRSQKFFVAQWANTGTLNAHIEEAFTGHELVKVFGRQPEVEQVFRDRNEELFKASFGAQFVSGIIMPMMMFIGNLNYVAIAVVGGLRVATGSMSLGDVQAFIQYSRQFTQPLTQVASMANLLQSGVASAERVFELLDAEDQSPDPADPVPPTARRGRVEFEQVSFRYVPEQPLIEDLSLVAEPGHTVAIVGPTGAGKTTLVNLIMRFYELDAGRITLDGVDITAMRREDLRSHIGMVLQDTWLFGGTIRENIAYGNPGATEEQLQAAARATFVDRFVRTLPDGYDTVIDDEGNNVSAGEKQLLTIARAFLADPSLLILDEATSSVDTRTEVLVQHAMAALRSDRTSFVIAHRLSTIRDADLILVMDGGRIVEQGTHDELLAARGAYHRLYSAQFSGALVPDGDEVSGEEVTGVRG; the protein is encoded by the coding sequence ATGAGCGACAAGCCCGTGACGACCACACGACCGCCGGCGGGCGGCGGAGGCTTCGGCCGGGGGCCCTTCGGGGGGGCCGGGATGCCCGCGGAGAAGTCGATGAACTTCGGGCCGTCCCTGCGGCGGCTGATGCGGCGGCTGAGCCCCGAACGCCCGAGGATCCTGGCCGTGATCGGCCTCGCCGTGACCAGCGTGGTTTTCGCCGTCGTGGGACCGAAGATCCTCGGCCACGCGACGGACCTGATCTTCAGCGGTGTGATCGGCAAGCAGCTTCCCGCCGGGACGACCACGGAGCAGGCGGTCCAGGCCGCCCGCGCGTCGGGCGACGACAACTTCGCCGCCCTGCTCGCACGGATGGACGTCGTGCCCGGTCACGGGATCGACTTCGGCGCACTGGGCACGGTCCTGGTGTGGGCCCTGGCGCTCTACGTCGCGGCTTCGGTCTTCAGCTGGTTGCAGGGTTACCTGCTCAACGACGTGGTGCAGCGCAGCGTGTTCCGGCTGCGGGCGGACGTCGAGGACAAGCTGAACCGGCTCCCCCTGAAGTTCTTCGACGGCCAGCCGCGCGGTGAGCTGCTCAGCCGGGTCACCAACGACATCGACAACGTGTCCCAGACCCTGCAGCAGACGATGAGCCAGCTGCTGACCTCGCTGCTGACCGTGATCGGCGTGCTGGCGATGATGTTCGTGATATCGCCGCTGCTCGCGCTGATCGCCCTGGTGACCATCCCGCTGTCGATAATCGTCACCGGGCAGATCGCGAAACGCTCGCAGAAGTTCTTCGTCGCGCAGTGGGCCAACACCGGCACCCTGAACGCCCACATCGAGGAGGCCTTCACCGGCCACGAGCTGGTGAAGGTCTTCGGGCGGCAGCCGGAGGTCGAGCAGGTGTTCCGGGACAGGAACGAGGAGCTGTTCAAGGCCAGCTTCGGCGCCCAGTTCGTCTCCGGGATCATCATGCCGATGATGATGTTCATCGGGAACCTCAACTACGTCGCCATCGCCGTCGTCGGGGGCCTGCGGGTCGCCACCGGGTCGATGAGCCTGGGTGACGTCCAGGCGTTCATCCAGTACTCACGGCAGTTCACCCAGCCCCTGACCCAGGTCGCCTCGATGGCCAACCTGCTGCAGTCGGGGGTGGCGTCGGCCGAGCGGGTCTTCGAGCTGCTGGACGCCGAGGACCAGTCCCCGGACCCCGCCGACCCGGTGCCGCCCACCGCCCGGCGGGGCCGCGTCGAGTTCGAGCAGGTGTCCTTCCGCTACGTCCCGGAGCAGCCCCTCATCGAGGACCTGTCGCTGGTGGCCGAGCCCGGGCACACGGTCGCGATCGTCGGCCCGACCGGTGCGGGAAAGACGACCCTCGTCAACCTGATCATGCGCTTCTACGAGCTGGACGCCGGCCGGATCACCCTCGACGGGGTCGACATCACCGCGATGCGCCGCGAGGACCTGCGCTCGCACATCGGCATGGTGCTCCAGGACACCTGGCTGTTCGGCGGCACCATCCGCGAGAACATCGCCTACGGCAACCCCGGGGCGACCGAGGAGCAGCTCCAGGCCGCCGCGCGGGCCACGTTCGTCGACCGGTTCGTCCGCACCCTGCCCGACGGCTACGACACCGTGATCGACGACGAGGGCAACAACGTCAGCGCCGGAGAGAAACAGCTCCTGACCATCGCCCGCGCCTTCCTCGCCGACCCGTCGCTGCTCATCCTCGACGAGGCCACCAGCTCGGTCGACACCCGGACCGAGGTCCTGGTCCAGCACGCGATGGCCGCCCTCCGCTCCGACCGCACCAGCTTCGTCATCGCCCACCGCCTGTCCACCATCCGCGACGCCGACCTCATCCTGGTGATGGACGGGGGCCGCATCGTCGAGCAGGGCACCCACGACGAGCTGCTGGCCGCTCGGGGCGCCTACCACCGGCTGTACTCCGCCCAGTTCAGCGGCGCCCTGGTCCCGGACGGCGACGAGGTGAGCGGGGAGGAGGTGACGGGGGTGCGAGGGTAG
- a CDS encoding YceI family protein — protein MTTKAVEIPGYVAGTWSIDPVHSEVGFVVRHLMISKVRGRFTGFEGRIVTGDDPLESSVTATVDLTSVDTGNKQRDDHVRSADFFDVDEHPAMTYRSVGIRPDGDDFLLDGELMLKGVTRPVPLKLEINGFGPDPFAADPFAGARAGFTATGEINRMDFGVSYNGPIPGGGVSLSEKVQIVIEIQAVLQTAVAP, from the coding sequence ATGACGACCAAGGCTGTCGAGATCCCGGGCTATGTCGCCGGGACGTGGAGCATCGACCCGGTCCACTCCGAGGTGGGCTTCGTCGTCCGGCATCTCATGATCAGCAAGGTGCGCGGACGCTTCACCGGCTTCGAGGGCCGGATCGTGACCGGCGACGACCCGCTGGAGTCCAGCGTCACCGCGACCGTCGACCTGACCTCGGTCGACACGGGCAACAAGCAGCGGGACGACCACGTCCGCTCCGCCGACTTCTTCGACGTCGACGAGCATCCGGCCATGACCTACCGGTCCGTCGGGATCCGTCCCGACGGGGACGACTTCCTGCTCGACGGCGAGCTCATGCTCAAGGGGGTGACCCGGCCGGTCCCGCTGAAGCTGGAGATCAACGGGTTCGGCCCCGACCCCTTCGCCGCCGACCCCTTCGCCGGTGCCCGTGCCGGGTTCACGGCCACCGGCGAGATCAACCGCATGGACTTCGGCGTCAGCTACAACGGCCCCATCCCCGGCGGAGGCGTGTCACTGAGCGAGAAGGTCCAGATCGTCATCGAGATCCAGGCGGTCCTCCAGACCGCCGTCGCCCCGTGA
- a CDS encoding ABC transporter ATP-binding protein produces the protein MLSRLLRTYLRPYSSTLTAVVVLQLVGTIASLYLPSLNADIIDRGVAVGDTGYILSAGGWMLAVSLVQIACSIAAVYYGARAAMGFGRDVRSAVFHRVGGFSAREVAQFGAPSLITRSTNDVQQVQMLVVMTCTMLVAAPIMGVGGIVMALRQDLGLSWLMLVCVPALLVSIGLIISRMVPQFRAMQDRIDVVNQVLREQLSGIRVVRAFVREREETRRFAAANDALTGTSLRVGRLTALIFPVVMLILNASSVAVLWFGASRVDSGEMQVGALTAFLMYLMQILASMMMATFISMMIPRAAVCAERIIEVLDTESSVTPPRDPVRQVHGRAELELRDVEFRYPGAAAPVLSGISFRVTAGQTTAVIGSTGAGKTTLVSLVPRLFDATSGTVSVDGVDVRDLDPQMLWTRIGLVPQKPYLFSGTVASNLRYGNPDASDEELWEALEVAQARDFVEAMPEGLEAPITQGGTNVSGGQRQRLSIARALVSRPEIYLFDDSFSALDLTTDARLRAALRPHTAQAAVVIVGQRVSTIADADQIIVLDDGVIVGMGTHDELLDSCPTYIEIVESQLTAGSAA, from the coding sequence ATGCTGAGCCGGCTGCTCCGCACCTACCTGCGGCCCTACTCGTCGACGCTGACCGCCGTGGTGGTGCTGCAGCTGGTCGGCACCATAGCCTCGCTGTACCTGCCCAGCCTGAACGCGGACATCATCGACCGGGGCGTCGCCGTCGGCGACACCGGCTACATCCTGTCCGCCGGGGGCTGGATGCTGGCCGTGTCCCTCGTGCAGATCGCCTGCTCGATCGCGGCGGTCTACTACGGCGCCCGCGCGGCGATGGGATTCGGGCGCGACGTCCGCTCGGCCGTCTTCCACCGGGTGGGCGGGTTCTCCGCCCGGGAGGTCGCCCAGTTCGGAGCGCCCTCGCTGATCACCCGCAGCACCAACGACGTGCAGCAGGTGCAGATGCTCGTGGTGATGACCTGCACGATGCTGGTCGCCGCGCCGATCATGGGCGTCGGCGGCATCGTCATGGCGTTGCGGCAGGACCTCGGCCTGTCCTGGCTCATGCTGGTCTGCGTCCCGGCGCTGCTGGTGTCGATCGGCCTGATCATCTCGCGCATGGTCCCCCAGTTCCGGGCGATGCAGGACCGCATCGACGTGGTCAACCAGGTGCTGCGCGAGCAGCTCTCCGGCATCCGGGTCGTCCGCGCCTTCGTCCGGGAACGCGAGGAGACCCGCCGGTTCGCCGCGGCGAACGACGCGCTGACCGGGACCTCGCTGCGCGTCGGGCGGCTGACCGCGCTCATCTTCCCCGTCGTGATGCTGATCCTCAACGCCTCCAGCGTCGCCGTACTGTGGTTCGGCGCGAGCCGCGTGGACAGCGGCGAGATGCAGGTCGGCGCCCTCACCGCGTTCCTCATGTATCTGATGCAGATCCTTGCCTCGATGATGATGGCCACCTTCATCTCGATGATGATCCCGCGAGCCGCGGTCTGCGCCGAGCGCATCATCGAGGTGCTGGACACCGAGTCGTCGGTGACCCCGCCCCGGGATCCCGTACGGCAGGTGCACGGCCGCGCCGAGCTGGAGCTGCGTGACGTCGAGTTCCGCTACCCGGGCGCGGCGGCACCGGTGCTGTCCGGCATCTCCTTCCGCGTCACCGCCGGGCAGACCACCGCCGTCATCGGCAGCACCGGGGCGGGCAAGACGACACTGGTCTCCCTGGTGCCCAGGCTGTTCGACGCCACCTCCGGCACGGTGTCGGTCGACGGCGTCGACGTCCGCGACCTCGATCCGCAGATGCTCTGGACACGCATCGGCCTGGTACCGCAGAAGCCGTACCTGTTCAGCGGCACCGTCGCGAGCAACCTGCGCTACGGCAACCCGGACGCCAGTGACGAGGAGCTGTGGGAGGCGCTGGAGGTCGCCCAGGCCCGCGACTTCGTCGAGGCGATGCCCGAGGGCCTTGAGGCCCCCATCACGCAGGGCGGCACGAACGTGTCCGGCGGGCAGCGGCAGCGGCTCTCGATCGCCAGGGCGCTGGTCAGCAGACCCGAGATCTACCTGTTCGACGACTCGTTCTCGGCCCTCGACCTGACCACCGACGCCCGGCTCCGCGCCGCCCTGCGCCCGCACACCGCCCAGGCCGCCGTCGTCATCGTCGGCCAGCGGGTGTCCACCATCGCCGACGCCGACCAGATCATCGTCCTCGACGACGGAGTGATCGTCGGCATGGGGACCCACGACGAGCTGCTGGATTCCTGCCCGACATACATCGAGATCGTCGAGTCCCAACTGACCGCGGGGAGCGCAGCATGA